The following are encoded in a window of Planctomycetaceae bacterium genomic DNA:
- the kdsB gene encoding 3-deoxy-manno-octulosonate cytidylyltransferase produces the protein MKILAVIPARYESTRFPGKVLAKQTGKYLIQHTWEQVRKVSVIEDVIIATDSDIVQKACGEFGAKCVMTSAAHQSGTDRIAEAVSKIDVDVIINVQGDEPEIEPANVELLARLMIDNAKTKMATLIAKFDSKEQVENPNIVKVVVDRSRNALYFSRSVIPYCRKNPPVGDFNDYFRHLGIYAYTKDFLLAITKLPMGRLEQIEQLEQLRVLENGFQILTGLVSHIAPGIDTPEQYEEFIYRMKNKA, from the coding sequence GTGAAAATATTAGCTGTTATACCCGCCCGTTACGAATCTACCAGATTTCCAGGGAAAGTTCTCGCTAAACAAACCGGCAAATACCTTATCCAGCATACGTGGGAACAGGTACGTAAAGTTAGCGTAATCGAAGATGTTATCATCGCAACCGACAGCGATATCGTGCAAAAGGCCTGCGGCGAATTCGGCGCAAAATGCGTAATGACTTCGGCGGCTCATCAGAGCGGAACCGATAGAATCGCTGAAGCTGTGTCGAAAATCGATGTCGATGTAATTATCAATGTTCAGGGAGACGAACCTGAAATCGAGCCGGCGAATGTCGAACTGCTGGCAAGGTTAATGATCGATAATGCCAAAACGAAAATGGCAACGCTTATCGCGAAATTCGACAGCAAAGAACAGGTCGAAAATCCGAATATCGTCAAAGTCGTCGTCGATAGAAGTCGAAACGCATTGTACTTCTCGCGTTCGGTTATTCCTTACTGCCGGAAAAATCCGCCTGTGGGAGATTTCAATGATTATTTCAGGCATTTGGGGATTTACGCTTATACAAAAGATTTCCTGCTGGCAATAACTAAACTGCCGATGGGCAGGCTTGAACAAATTGAACAACTTGAGCAGCTTCGTGTGCTCGAAAACGGATTTCAAATTCTGACCGGACTTGTATCGCATATCGCGCCGGGGATTGACACGCCGGAGCAATATGAAGAATTTATATATAGAATGAAAAACAAGGCATAA